ACGCGGCGATGCCGACAATCGTGAGCAGGAAATCTCGGAAATTTCTCGATCGCTGAAGGCTTTAGCCAAAGAACTTCAACTGCCGGTTGTGGCCATGTCTCAATTGTCGCGTGCGGTTGAGAACCGTGCAGATAAACGACCGATCCTGGCTGACTTAAGGGAGTCAGGAGCCATTGAACAGGACGCGGATATCGTCATCTTTATTTACCGGGATGAAGTCTATCGCACCACGGATGAGAATAAAGGCATAGCGGATATTATTGTAGGAAAACAACGAAACGGACCAATCGGCAACATCAAACTGGCTTTTCTGGATCGGTACACTCGATTCGAAAATCTCGAAAAAGTCCATGAAGAGGTGGAAGAGTTTTGAGCCGCGTTATTCCTTGTTCTTATTCCTGAAGGGGTAAGCGATGTTTGGATTAGGACTTCCTGAGATTGTTGTAATTCTAATCATCGTGCTTGCCGTTTTCGGAGTCGGGAAACTACCGGAGGTCGGTTCTGGCCTCGGAAGAGCCGTCCGGGGATTTAAGAAATCGGTGTCGGAGCAGACGGAGATCGACGTCACTCCCCCCAAAGACCATTCAGGCGACAAAAAAGACTGAAGACCTCCCGTAGGCCCCTATTTTACCAAGCAATTGCCTGGCTTACCTTGACTTCTCAAAACTCTCGTGTTTTAATTAACAAAGAGGTAATTCATTGCTTCATTGCAAACCGGATAAAAGGGGCTCTTGGTTGGACTGAATATTCCCACCAAAGCACAATCGAGCATGATGAAGTTTCTTATAAATCGATCTGTTCTTGTTGTTTTTTCACTAGGTCTGCTATCCTGTACCCCCGTATTATCAAAAAATACGGAGTTAGTCGGTCCTAGTTCCGAAATCACCCACACAAAATCAAGCCTTGGTAGAGATCCGCGTTCGTATTACCATTTTCTTCGTGCCTACTCGGCTGAAATGGATAATGATGATGAACTTGCGCTAAAAGAATATCTGGCTGCGCTCCAATATGATCATCAATCCGTCTTGCTCTTAACGTCGACAGCATCTCTTTTGATGAGGAGGGGGGATATCGCCGGTGCGACGACCTATATTCAGTCCGCACTTCGCCTCGAGCCTGATAATATCAATTCTTTGATGTTTTTGGCGGGACTGTACTCGAGTCGTGGGCAATATCAACAGGCCATCCAAGTCTATGACGGCGTCATTAAACTGGATCCTACGCAGACAGAGGCCTATCTGACTGAAGGAACCTTGTACGCGAATCAAGAACAATTCGACCGTGCCGTTTCCGCAATTAAAAAAGGAATCGAGACCGATCCCTCTTCGCCGCTTGGATACTATTACTTAGGAAGGGTCATCAGCGACCAGAAAAAGTATTCAGAGGCGGTTCTGGCGTTCGAAAAAGCAATCTCTCTAGCACCCACATTTGAATCGGCCTATCTGGGGTTAGGAGCGGCCTATGAAGCCCAAGGCGA
The nucleotide sequence above comes from Nitrospiria bacterium. Encoded proteins:
- a CDS encoding twin-arginine translocase TatA/TatE family subunit, which gives rise to MFGLGLPEIVVILIIVLAVFGVGKLPEVGSGLGRAVRGFKKSVSEQTEIDVTPPKDHSGDKKD